The Flavobacteriales bacterium genome includes the window AAAAACGCCTCTTTATGAGAAGGCTTCCGAAGATGCAAGCCATGAATCAATGCAGGCTCATATTGACAAATACCCATTAGGTATTGGAATGCCCGATGATGTAGCAAATGCAGTTATTTACTTGCTTTCTGATGCTTCAAGGTGGGTAACAGGAACAAATATAGTATTAGATGGAGGATGTTTACTTGGATACTAAAGATGTAACTATTTCTGTAGTCGTTCCCGTTTTTAATGGCGAACAAACAATTTCAGATTTATTCTTTGAAATAAAAAGTGTATTTAAATCTAATAGTTTAGGGCTTCAATTAATTTTTATTGATGATTTTAGTTCAGATAATAGTTGGAAAATTATAAAAGAATTAAAAAGTACTTATCCAAATGAAGTATTAGCTATTAGATTGTCTAGAAATTTTGGTCAGCATAATGCTACATTGTGTGGGTTCAAATACGCATTGGGTCAATGGGTAGTTACAATTGATGATGATTTAGAGTATAATCCGCATGATATTCTTAAGTTACTTGCAGCTCAGAAACATACAGGCTCAGATTTGATTTACGGAGTAGATTCTGGAAAAAATATTTCAGTTCTAAAAAATATATTTAGAAATATATACAAAAAAATTGCTAGACTCCTTGAGGGTGAAGAAAAAATGACTGGATCAAGTTTCCGTCTAATTAAGGGGACTCTTGCAAATGAAATAGCTAAAAATGCTAGAGATTTTTCCTTTATAGATGAATTTATACATTGGCACACTTCAAATATTTCATCAATAAATGTTGTGTGTAATCGCAAGGTGCTAAGAAAATCAAGATATTCATTGTTAAACCTTTCTTTATTAACTAAAGAGTTAGTTTTATTTAATTCTCTTACCCCTCTTAGATTAATAACGTTGACAGGAGCGTTAATGTCTGTGTCAAATTTTATTTGGGGTTTGGTGATTTTGTATAGAAAATTTGTACTTTCTATATCAGTAGAAGGTTATGCCTCTATAATAATTGCTATTCTATTTTCTTCAGGCATAATAATTTTAAGTATTGGTGTTATGGCTGAGTACATAAGTAAAATAATAAAATTAAATTATAACAAACCACCTTATCGTGAAGCTGAAATTTTATGATTATTGAGCAATATGGCGTAAAACTTAAAAGGATTACTCATGACGATATTGAGCTTATTAGATTTTGGAGAAATCATCCAGATATAAGAAGAAATATGGCTTATAAAAAGCATATCACAAAAAAAATGCAACTAGAATGGTTTGAATCGATTAATAATAAAAACAACTATTATTTTTTGATTGAATACAAAGGGAAAGATGTAGGTGTTATTAATTCGAAGAATGTAAACATGAATGACATGTATGGAGAAGGAGGTATTTTTATTTGGGATACAAACTTGGATTTTGAATTTACAGCCGTACTAGCAAGCCTGTGTTTTCTCAATGCTGTGTTTTTTGTTTTAAAAATTTTTAATAAGTCGTTTGTTCAAATTCTTCCAACTAATCAAAAAGCAATTCAATTTAATAAAAATTTAGGCTATGTTGTAGTGCCAGGGCAAGAGAAATCTAAAAATCCTTATTATGTGTTAACAAGGGAAGATTATATAAGTAAAACCGAAAAGCTCAGAAGTATAGCTTCTAAACTTTCTAATGATTACTCCTCTCCAAGAGCTTTTGGTAACGTTTCAGATAAGAATTTGGATGAAATCAATAAGGTGTTATTAGAATTAAGAAGTTCTAGTTTAGATGGAAATTTATAATGAAGAAAAATTTATAAGCTAAAATAGCCATCATTTAACCATTTTAACCAAACATGTTTTTCAGCAATATTTAACAAGAAAGGGTCGTCCATTTTTTCTAATTTATATTTACATATTTCGAAACCAGAATAAGGCATTGATGGATTAGCAACATCAATCATTAATACCATCCTTGATTCATTAGATAGATTCCAGGCTTCATGTATCTTGCTATCATCAAAAGTGATTACTTTCCCTTCTTCCCAACTGTGCTCTTCATCTTCGATTTTTATTTTACAAAGTTCTTTAGATGGAACTTTTAAGGCTAAATGATTTCTAAGCACCATTTTTGTATAGCCTTTGTGAGCTTCTATAATTGTATTAGGTTCTAAAACGGAAAATTGTGCGGTAACCAATTCTGGAATCTTATTTAATAAAGCTGATGTTTTAGGGCATTTTTGGCAATTTTCAAGGTTTTTTATGCCGAAAAATGAAAACTCGTATGTTTTCCATGCTTTAGAAGATTCTGATTTTACATAATGAGGGTGTGCCAAAAACCATTGGTCATCTTTATTATATACGTTCAATAATTCACTTTGAATATCCGTCCAGTTCTCTTCTAGAAGTTTTGTCCATTCAAAAAAATTATAATGAAAATTTGAAGCATGCATAAACTATAAAGTTAAATTATATAAAACATGAAGTTAATCAATTGTTGGGAAATTAATTAGTATAAATATCAATATTTTATAACTTTATGGTTTTAAACTATTTTTATTTGTTTATGGATACTGAAACATTTTATGATTGGAGAAGGTTTCAATTTTTAATAGAGTTTAAACAAAATTTTTTGCTTATAAAGAAAGAGTTACTTGCTATTATTGATAAACCCATTGAGCCAAATAATTATTCAACATGGATTGGGGAACGACCAGATTATTTATCGAACCCAATAGATAAAAATGTGGCATGGAAAACGTTAACTTTTAGAATATTTGGAATAGATTATCAGCCTAATAAGGACTCTTGTCCAACAATAGCTTCTCTTATTGAAAAGTATCCATTTATAGTTACAGCTGAGTTTTCAATGTTAGAACCACAAACATTTATTCATCCTCATACGGGTTTTACGAATAAATTGCTTCGAGCTCATTTAGGATTAGTAGTGCCTGAAGGTGATGCTGGAATTAAAATTGAGAATGATTTGAGGGTTTGGAAGGAAGGAGAATTACTGGTTTTCGATGATAGTAAGATACATGAAGCATGGAATAATACGAATTTTAGAAGGGTAGTTTTTATGTTTGATTTCGAACCAAGCCTTAACCCAATAAAAGCTAAAGATGTTTGTAAAGAAGTACTTACTAAAACAAACGATAAGCATTTATTGACCATTGCACCAAGAGAACAATGGTTAAGTTGGTTAGACAAGGGTTATTTTTATTTAAATTCATAACAAAGTCAAAGTATGAAAAAAATTTATATAGGACTAAATGATAATTTCCATGACCCATCTATATGCATACTAGATGAAGAAGGGGAATTATTGTTCGCTGAAGGAATTGAAAGATACTTACAATCAAAAAGAGGGATAGGGTGTCCTCCAGATATGGATTTTTATATTGAAAAAGTTATTGAAACATTATTTGCTAGAGATATATATCATGTTTATTTGGGCTCTTCATGGACAAAAAACAAGCATCTTTTTTCTAAGTTTTTAGATTTTTTAGGTTTTTTTAATTACGATTCTAATTCATTAATTAGAAAGCAACTTAAAAAAATGGGCGCTCATAGGAGCTTTCATTCAGGTTCGTTGAGAGCAGCGGCTGCATTAACTCAGTCTGGAGCGGGAATTTTTAAACAATTTAATAAATGGAATATAGATGCTATAGTTGAAAGGAAATATTTTAATCATCATTTGACTCATATAGTTAATGCTATATCTTGTTCTGATTTATCCGAAGGAATAGGTTTGGTTATTGATGGAGGGGGTGAAGCAACAGCTGTTAGTATTTATAGTATTAAAGATAAAGAGCCTATTTTAGTGAAAGCTATTCACACAACATTTAGTTTGGGTGCACTATATAGTATTTCAACAAATGCTATAGGGTTTTCTGCTTATAAAGGGGAAGAATGGAAAGTGATGGGCTTAGCTCCTTATGGAAAAAAAAATGAATTATTTGAGAAATTTATTAAAGACATATTTAGGATTAAAAACGATAAGTATACCACCAAAACAAAAATTTTAGGAAGATATGTGGAGGAGTTAACTCAATATGTAATAGATAATAATATATCTAAAGAGGACGCTGCTTATACTGCTCAAAAAGTTTTTGTGGAATATTTGTTGTCTATTGTGAATTATGCTAAAAGATTAGTTCCAAATCAAAAAAACATGTTTGTTTCTGGAGGTGCGGCATTAAATTCATCTGCAATGGGGGAATTGAGTGAAATGGGAATATTTGATAATATTATTGTTGCAAATGCACCAGCTGATGACGGAAATTCTGTTGGAGCAGCATTTATGGCTTACAAAGAGATTAATGGAAAATATCCTAAATCATTTAAAAATAGAAGTGCCTTTCTCGGCTCTGAAATTAATCAAGAGAAGTTAGATCAATATGTGGTAACTTCGAAATTACCATTTGAAAAATTAGAAGATCCTGCACATTATGCCGCATATTTATTAAGTCAAAACCAAATTATTGGTTGGATACAAGGAAGAGCTGAATTTGGACCTAGATCATTGGGGAATCGTTCTATTTTAGCTCATCCTGGTTTTGTTGAAAATAAAGATCGAATTAATGCTGTTGTTAAATTTAGGGAAAGTTTTCGTCCTTTTGCTCCATCTATACTTGATGAGTTTGGGAGTTCCTATTTCGAAAACTATTCCTATTCACCTTTTATGGAAAAAACGTTAACTTTTAAGAAAGAAGTGAGAGAAAAAGTGCCTGCTGTTGTACATGTAAACAATACTGGAAGGTTGCAGTCAGTAACAAAACATACAAATAAAAAGTTCTTTGATTTAATAACTGAATTTAATAAGCTTACTAGCATTCCATTGGTTATTAATACAAGCTATAATGTTATGGGAAAACCAATTGTTCATGATTTACATGATGTTATGGCTGTCTTTTTTGGTAGTTCTATTGATGCTGTTATCATTAATAATTATGTTATTGAAAGAAAAAATTTATTATGAAACTGTGGTTCTCAATTTATGATGAAAAGCGATATCAAGGTGATGAGGTTGCTTTCTATAACCCTTCTGATTATGATTGGGCTGAAATAGTTTTAAAAAATAAGGATATAATTATTAATGAATTTAAGCAAACCATAAATTCACAAAAACTTTTCGACCCATATTTTAATTACTTGTTTTCTACTACTGATGGGGGATGGAAAACTATTGGATTGAAATTTTGGTCAATAAATAATTACAAAAACCAACAATATTTTCCTGAGATTACAAAAATAATAAACAACATTCCTGGATTGATTTCAGCATCTTTTAGTAAGTTAGAAGCAAACAGTGAGATAATTCCTCATAATGGAGATTCAAATGGATTTTATAGATGTCATTTAGGACTAGATATTCCTGGTAAATTACCTAATTGTGGCTTTGAGGTAAAAGGAGAACAAAAATCTTGGGGAAATGGAGAGTTATTAATTTTTTGTGATGCATTGTATCATCGAGCATGGAATAATACAGAAAATGAAAGGTATATCATGATTTTTGATATTGTTAGGAAAGAGTTTGAACCTCAGCAAAATAAGCTTATTACTACTGTGTTGGCGTCAATGCTGCTTCAGAAAGTTGGATTAAAATTAGGTGTCGGATTAAATGAAAGCTTTAAAAGAAGAAGATTAAAGCCACTCGTATTAATTTTGAGACCTTTTGCACAATTAGCTATTTGGTTTACAAACTATTTTAAAGTGTATTAATTGAAAAATTTAAAAAAGTTTATTTTAGCTAATATTCGTTTATATCTGATAGGCATAGTAATGTATCTTGTAGCTACATAATTGTCTATTATAGCTAGAATTATAAAATATTTATCTATTAAGGAAAATGACACCTTTTTATTCAAACAAGGATAACCAAGAGACGTAGCTACTTCTTGGCAAATACTGTCAATTTTATTTAGCTGTATTTTATTAAATGCAGATTGATTTTCCCATTCATTTATCTTTTCTTTGTCAACTTCTAAGAAACTATTGAAGTGATGTTTTTTAAAGAGCTTTATTTCTTTTTCGGGTACATTATTTTTTTTTTGCTAGTTCATCCAGTAATTCGGTTGTAATTGCAAGAGGATTTGAACTTAAATTTTCAATAATTTTAACGCCTAAAAATAATTGTATTTTTTCTAAACAACTTCCAGTATCTAGGATTAAATCCTCATATTTTATGATTAGTTTTAAATCTTGTGGAATATTTGATTTTATTAATGGTTTTAAATCAAGAGTCCATCGTTTTGCTTCATAAATATAATTTTTTCGAGCTGAATTAAATTTTAAACTTGAATAAATATTAGCTCGATGGTTTCTAACTAATAATACAAATTTGGTTTTAGGTGAGTGATGATGGATTTTGTCAATCAGGTGATTGAGACTAATTTCTTTGTTGACTAGAGTGGTTATTTGTTTCTTTTCATTAAATGTAGCTTTAATCTTTGAATTGATTATTCTACATATTATTAGAAAATCTAAAGGATTTTTATGGTTTAATATGGTTTCAATCAATTCGACTTTTGAAGGAAGCATAAACATATAGAAACCATCTCTTTTCTTGCCTAAAACAAAAAATAAGTCATCAATTAATTTTTTTATAGTAATTGTATCGAACTGATTTACGTTCTCGTAATCACATTTTAGTAGCCAATAAATGTTAAGCTCTGAAATACTTAAAATGTTGGGGTGATTATTAAGCAGGTTGTTTAAAAGAGTGCTCCCTGAACGATTTCTTGAAAGAATATAATGATTTGTTATGTTTTTGTTGAGGTTCATTATAAATATAATGATGTAAAAATATTAATAATCGGCTAATGTTTTTATATTTGTTACAGGTTATAGGTTTTATAAATAAATTGATAATAGATTTAAGCAATATATCGATTAATAAATATAGGTGGGTTATTATTATCCTCACATTTATTATTTATGGTAATTCCATTAACAATGAGTATGCATTAGATGATAATATTGTTGTTGAAGGTAATAAAACTGTTGAGGAGGGATTGTCTGGTATTCCGATGATATTTAAATCTAGGTATTCAACAGATAAAAAACAGACTTATGATTACCGCCCTTTAGTCATAACAACATTTGCTATAGAAAAGCAATTCTTTAGTAAATTTCCTGAAAAGCAATCAATAAAAGAAAAAGCAA containing:
- a CDS encoding carbamoyltransferase; amino-acid sequence: MKKIYIGLNDNFHDPSICILDEEGELLFAEGIERYLQSKRGIGCPPDMDFYIEKVIETLFARDIYHVYLGSSWTKNKHLFSKFLDFLGFFNYDSNSLIRKQLKKMGAHRSFHSGSLRAAAALTQSGAGIFKQFNKWNIDAIVERKYFNHHLTHIVNAISCSDLSEGIGLVIDGGGEATAVSIYSIKDKEPILVKAIHTTFSLGALYSISTNAIGFSAYKGEEWKVMGLAPYGKKNELFEKFIKDIFRIKNDKYTTKTKILGRYVEELTQYVIDNNISKEDAAYTAQKVFVEYLLSIVNYAKRLVPNQKNMFVSGGAALNSSAMGELSEMGIFDNIIVANAPADDGNSVGAAFMAYKEINGKYPKSFKNRSAFLGSEINQEKLDQYVVTSKLPFEKLEDPAHYAAYLLSQNQIIGWIQGRAEFGPRSLGNRSILAHPGFVENKDRINAVVKFRESFRPFAPSILDEFGSSYFENYSYSPFMEKTLTFKKEVREKVPAVVHVNNTGRLQSVTKHTNKKFFDLITEFNKLTSIPLVINTSYNVMGKPIVHDLHDVMAVFFGSSIDAVIINNYVIERKNLL
- a CDS encoding aspartyl/asparaginyl beta-hydroxylase domain-containing protein: MKLWFSIYDEKRYQGDEVAFYNPSDYDWAEIVLKNKDIIINEFKQTINSQKLFDPYFNYLFSTTDGGWKTIGLKFWSINNYKNQQYFPEITKIINNIPGLISASFSKLEANSEIIPHNGDSNGFYRCHLGLDIPGKLPNCGFEVKGEQKSWGNGELLIFCDALYHRAWNNTENERYIMIFDIVRKEFEPQQNKLITTVLASMLLQKVGLKLGVGLNESFKRRRLKPLVLILRPFAQLAIWFTNYFKVY
- a CDS encoding sulfotransferase — protein: MNLNKNITNHYILSRNRSGSTLLNNLLNNHPNILSISELNIYWLLKCDYENVNQFDTITIKKLIDDLFFVLGKKRDGFYMFMLPSKVELIETILNHKNPLDFLIICRIINSKIKATFNEKKQITTLVNKEISLNHLIDKIHHHSPKTKFVLLVRNHRANIYSSLKFNSARKNYIYEAKRWTLDLKPLIKSNIPQDLKLIIKYEDLILDTGSCLEKIQLFLGVKIIENLSSNPLAITTELLDELAKKK
- a CDS encoding glycosyltransferase — protein: MEDVYLDTKDVTISVVVPVFNGEQTISDLFFEIKSVFKSNSLGLQLIFIDDFSSDNSWKIIKELKSTYPNEVLAIRLSRNFGQHNATLCGFKYALGQWVVTIDDDLEYNPHDILKLLAAQKHTGSDLIYGVDSGKNISVLKNIFRNIYKKIARLLEGEEKMTGSSFRLIKGTLANEIAKNARDFSFIDEFIHWHTSNISSINVVCNRKVLRKSRYSLLNLSLLTKELVLFNSLTPLRLITLTGALMSVSNFIWGLVILYRKFVLSISVEGYASIIIAILFSSGIIILSIGVMAEYISKIIKLNYNKPPYREAEIL
- a CDS encoding GNAT family N-acetyltransferase; amino-acid sequence: MIIEQYGVKLKRITHDDIELIRFWRNHPDIRRNMAYKKHITKKMQLEWFESINNKNNYYFLIEYKGKDVGVINSKNVNMNDMYGEGGIFIWDTNLDFEFTAVLASLCFLNAVFFVLKIFNKSFVQILPTNQKAIQFNKNLGYVVVPGQEKSKNPYYVLTREDYISKTEKLRSIASKLSNDYSSPRAFGNVSDKNLDEINKVLLELRSSSLDGNL
- a CDS encoding aspartyl/asparaginyl beta-hydroxylase domain-containing protein — encoded protein: MHASNFHYNFFEWTKLLEENWTDIQSELLNVYNKDDQWFLAHPHYVKSESSKAWKTYEFSFFGIKNLENCQKCPKTSALLNKIPELVTAQFSVLEPNTIIEAHKGYTKMVLRNHLALKVPSKELCKIKIEDEEHSWEEGKVITFDDSKIHEAWNLSNESRMVLMIDVANPSMPYSGFEICKYKLEKMDDPFLLNIAEKHVWLKWLNDGYFSL
- a CDS encoding aspartyl/asparaginyl beta-hydroxylase domain-containing protein — protein: MDTETFYDWRRFQFLIEFKQNFLLIKKELLAIIDKPIEPNNYSTWIGERPDYLSNPIDKNVAWKTLTFRIFGIDYQPNKDSCPTIASLIEKYPFIVTAEFSMLEPQTFIHPHTGFTNKLLRAHLGLVVPEGDAGIKIENDLRVWKEGELLVFDDSKIHEAWNNTNFRRVVFMFDFEPSLNPIKAKDVCKEVLTKTNDKHLLTIAPREQWLSWLDKGYFYLNS